The genomic DNA TCAAAAAAAACGAAGGGAGTTTATTACACAGTTGTAAACTTTACTTAAATAAATGATACACAAGGTGAAAAATCATATTATTTCTATATTCATCATAACAAAAACAAACATAAACAAACATAAACAAACAGAATTGTAATAAAAACCCATAAAAATTAATATATGGTTATACAGTATTTTAACTGTATGATGATTTTAAGAATTCCCCTTAAAATCAACTTACTCACATACCTTTATACAGTAATTGTTCCCCAATTTCTGTATATCAAAAAAACCTTTCATTCATTTGAAAGGTCTTTTTGAGCCTGCACATATTCTTCTTTCGTATTCACATTCATAAACCAATCTGCATTCGCTTGTACATCTTCTCCAGCAACATATTTCACATTACATTGTGATAAAAGTTGGCCCATACTTCTTTTTTCTTCTTGAAGCAAAGCATAAATCTTTTCTTTCACACGGTTATGATATGCTGCAAGTAACGGTTGTTTCCTTCCATTAATAATAGGTACGACTGCATCATATTCATCACTCGTTTGCTCTAATAAAATGGTAAACCACTCATGCGAAACATTTGGCGCATCGCAAGGCATAATAGCGTACCAATCTGCTTCTATGTATTCCATACCTGATACAATCCCAGCAAGTGGTCCGTTTCCTTTATAGTGCGGAATATCTTCTATAACAGGAACTTGTACGATTTGCTCTACTCGCTCTTTTATATCAGAATGAGTAATGACTACAACCTCTTGGAGCGTCCTTGTCATCGCTTTCAAAATATGCTCAATAAACGTACTCCCTTGCCAGCTCGCTAACGCTTTCGGCTCACCGAATCTACTCGACATACCGCCCGCTAATACAATTCCAGCCCATTTACTCATTGGCGATGCAGCTCAAATGTAATATGACCTAATTCTGGTAAAATTAGCTTATTCATCGCAAGGCGAACTGCTCCGCTAGATCCTGGCATTGAAAAGACAACTTTTCGCCCAATTGTGCCGCCAATCGCTCTACTTAACATTGCACTACTTCCGATATCTTCTAAATAACTAATCATGCGGAACAACTCACCAAATCCGACGATTTCTTTATG from Bacillus basilensis includes the following:
- a CDS encoding molybdenum cofactor guanylyltransferase, whose product is MSKWAGIVLAGGMSSRFGEPKALASWQGSTFIEHILKAMTRTLQEVVVITHSDIKERVEQIVQVPVIEDIPHYKGNGPLAGIVSGMEYIEADWYAIMPCDAPNVSHEWFTILLEQTSDEYDAVVPIINGRKQPLLAAYHNRVKEKIYALLQEEKRSMGQLLSQCNVKYVAGEDVQANADWFMNVNTKEEYVQAQKDLSNE